A part of Dokdonella sp. genomic DNA contains:
- a CDS encoding cytochrome c has protein sequence MIRRLFVVMAALLLPLILALVAAIAVLLPRQGGLAPFRVPMTGSIPASSPALIEHGRYLATVGNCAGCHTAPDGESLAGGRAFNTRYGVVYSSNITPDPEHGIGDWSSEEFRHAMRHGISRNGVLSPAFPYTSFRRLDDGDLDALLAWLRSRPPSTAARRPPVYAFPANLPGAMIAWRLIYLRRAPEMHWSDAHVARGAYLVEGIGHCAVCHGSRGTFASQSTGPQLWGARNAGWFAPALHGTALARFADGDLARYLKGGAPDAIASYGLMANVIAGNLQYLTDDDAGAIEAYLRLLPAPPAEPEPPMRVRANDESLALGRKVYAERCADCHGERGEGVAGKYPPLQGSSAIAAPDPVNLVKLVALGAIAPSTPTHPMPYTMPPFAHSLSARDIAGVVNFLRAQENRDAVPVSEEDVGVMGGVE, from the coding sequence ATGATCCGTCGCCTGTTCGTGGTCATGGCTGCCCTGTTGCTGCCTCTGATACTTGCCCTTGTCGCCGCAATCGCCGTCCTGCTGCCGCGTCAGGGTGGACTCGCGCCATTCCGGGTGCCCATGACCGGGTCGATTCCGGCGAGTTCGCCCGCCCTGATCGAACACGGCCGCTATCTCGCCACCGTCGGCAACTGCGCGGGCTGCCACACTGCACCCGACGGTGAATCACTGGCTGGGGGGCGCGCGTTCAACACGCGCTACGGCGTCGTCTACAGCAGCAACATCACGCCGGATCCGGAGCACGGAATCGGCGACTGGTCCAGCGAGGAATTCCGTCACGCCATGCGCCACGGCATCAGCCGCAACGGCGTACTGTCGCCGGCGTTCCCGTACACGAGTTTCCGGCGCCTGGATGACGGCGATCTCGATGCCCTGCTCGCCTGGCTGCGCAGCAGGCCGCCGTCCACGGCGGCACGACGTCCGCCGGTCTATGCATTCCCGGCCAACCTGCCGGGCGCAATGATTGCGTGGCGCCTGATTTACCTGCGCCGCGCACCGGAAATGCACTGGAGCGACGCACACGTGGCGCGTGGCGCGTATCTGGTCGAAGGCATCGGCCATTGCGCTGTCTGCCACGGCTCACGCGGCACCTTCGCGTCCCAATCCACCGGCCCGCAGTTGTGGGGCGCGCGCAATGCGGGCTGGTTCGCCCCGGCTCTGCACGGCACGGCGCTGGCACGTTTTGCCGACGGCGACCTCGCCCGCTACCTGAAGGGCGGCGCACCGGATGCCATCGCGAGCTACGGGTTGATGGCCAACGTGATCGCCGGCAACCTGCAATACCTCACGGATGACGACGCAGGTGCGATCGAAGCCTATCTGCGCCTGCTTCCCGCACCACCAGCCGAACCCGAGCCGCCGATGCGCGTGCGCGCCAATGATGAATCACTGGCCCTCGGCAGAAAGGTGTATGCCGAGCGCTGCGCGGACTGCCATGGCGAGCGCGGTGAAGGGGTCGCCGGCAAGTATCCGCCGCTGCAGGGCTCGAGCGCGATCGCCGCGCCGGATCCGGTCAACCTGGTGAAACTCGTCGCACTCGGCGCCATCGCCCCGAGCACGCCCACCCATCCGATGCCCTACACCATGCCGCCCTTCGCCCATTCGTTGAGCGCGCGGGACATCGCCGGCGTCGTCAACTTCCTGCGCGCACAGGAAAACCGCGACGCCGTGCCGGTGTCGGAGGAGGATGTGGGCGTTATGGGCGGGGTCGAGTAG
- a CDS encoding NADH:flavin oxidoreductase/NADH oxidase → MSLFEPLRLRGITLRNRIAVSPMCEYSAVDGVPQSWHLVHLGSRAVGGAALVIAEATAIEARGRISPADTGLWNDAHVEAWLPISRFIHEQGAVAGIQLAHAGRKASVDVPWRGGARLEAGAGGWMPVAPSALAYAQGEPAPMALDEAGIEAIVRAFADAAQRALDAGFELLEVHAAHGYLLHEFLSPLTNRREDAFGGTFDNRIRLTRAVVAAVRAVWPERLPLFVRLSATDWADGGWDLEQSIALSRVLAGEGVDLVDVSSGGLVTHQQLRVAPGYQVPFAARIRAEAGIATGAVGLITEPAQAEAILARGEADLVLLGRELLRDPYWPRRAARELGADIAVPEQYARAW, encoded by the coding sequence ATGAGCCTGTTCGAACCGCTGCGCCTTCGCGGCATCACCCTGCGCAATCGCATTGCGGTTTCGCCGATGTGCGAATACTCAGCCGTCGATGGCGTGCCGCAATCGTGGCATCTGGTCCATCTCGGCTCGCGTGCGGTTGGCGGCGCCGCCCTCGTCATCGCCGAGGCCACGGCGATCGAAGCGCGCGGGCGCATCTCGCCGGCCGACACCGGCCTGTGGAACGACGCGCACGTGGAAGCCTGGCTGCCGATCTCGCGTTTCATCCACGAACAGGGCGCGGTCGCCGGCATCCAGCTTGCGCATGCCGGACGCAAGGCCAGTGTCGACGTGCCCTGGCGGGGCGGCGCGCGCCTCGAAGCCGGTGCCGGTGGCTGGATGCCGGTGGCACCGTCGGCGCTCGCCTACGCACAGGGTGAGCCAGCACCGATGGCGCTCGACGAGGCCGGCATCGAAGCGATCGTGCGGGCCTTTGCCGATGCTGCGCAGCGTGCGCTCGATGCCGGTTTCGAACTGCTCGAAGTACATGCCGCACACGGTTACCTGCTGCACGAATTCCTGTCGCCGCTGACCAACCGGCGCGAGGATGCCTTTGGCGGCACGTTCGACAATCGCATCCGCCTGACCCGCGCGGTCGTTGCAGCGGTACGCGCGGTATGGCCGGAACGCCTGCCCTTGTTCGTGCGCCTGTCGGCCACCGACTGGGCCGATGGTGGCTGGGACCTCGAGCAGAGCATCGCGCTCTCGCGGGTGCTCGCCGGCGAAGGCGTCGACCTGGTCGATGTGTCGAGTGGTGGGCTGGTCACACATCAGCAATTGCGGGTCGCTCCCGGGTATCAGGTGCCGTTCGCGGCACGTATTCGTGCCGAAGCCGGCATCGCCACCGGCGCGGTCGGCCTGATCACCGAGCCTGCGCAGGCCGAGGCGATCCTTGCCCGCGGTGAGGCCGACCTCGTCCTGCTCGGCCGCGAGTTGCTGCGCGACCCGTATTGGCCGCGGCGTGCGGCACGCGAACTGGGTGCGGACATTGCCGTGCCGGAGCAGTACGCGCGTGCGTGGTGA
- a CDS encoding iron-sulfur cluster assembly accessory protein: MAIQLTAAALKRMQDFLARAPDAVGVRFGIKRTGCSGFAYTVDVADRVADNDTVFDQDGVRVLVDAKALPFVDGTEIDFRRQGLNAAFVFHNPNATGECGCGESFTVEPAV; this comes from the coding sequence ATGGCCATCCAGCTCACCGCCGCTGCCCTCAAGCGCATGCAGGACTTTCTCGCCCGCGCGCCCGATGCCGTGGGCGTCCGTTTCGGCATCAAGCGCACCGGCTGCTCGGGTTTCGCCTACACCGTCGACGTCGCCGACCGCGTCGCCGACAACGACACCGTATTCGACCAGGACGGCGTGCGTGTGCTTGTCGACGCCAAGGCCCTGCCGTTCGTCGACGGTACCGAGATCGACTTCCGCCGCCAGGGCCTCAACGCCGCCTTCGTGTTCCACAACCCGAACGCGACCGGCGAGTGCGGTTGTGGCGAGAGTTTCACGGTCGAACCGGCTGTCTGA
- a CDS encoding type 1 glutamine amidotransferase, which produces MSDETSKLLIGVSPRILRQVPTELGFRGKTLQYLEQSVAHWVMSLGAMVVMLPTVERESLIRPAHIDMHDIVASLDGLILQGGADIDPRSYGEEPTHTLGAIDAVRDRFELELVRGFAGAGKPVFGICRGHQLINVAFGGTLYQDLCADGATRERHVQAEAYDEHGHGLRFAEDGLLAAVHPGIRAARVNSIHHQGIKRLGAGLRVDAWSDDGVIEAIRGEGAGFIVGVQWHPEFHDGRDPGLLAADPLMRAFLDAARARRANRG; this is translated from the coding sequence ATGAGCGACGAGACTTCGAAACTGTTGATCGGCGTGTCGCCGCGCATCCTGCGTCAGGTGCCGACCGAACTCGGCTTCCGTGGCAAGACCCTGCAGTACCTGGAGCAATCGGTCGCGCATTGGGTGATGTCGCTTGGGGCCATGGTGGTCATGCTGCCGACGGTCGAGCGCGAGAGCCTCATCCGGCCTGCCCACATCGACATGCATGACATCGTCGCCTCGCTCGATGGCCTGATCCTGCAGGGGGGTGCCGACATCGATCCACGCAGCTATGGCGAGGAGCCGACGCACACGCTCGGCGCAATCGATGCCGTGCGCGACCGTTTCGAACTCGAGCTCGTGCGCGGCTTTGCCGGCGCCGGCAAGCCGGTGTTCGGCATTTGCCGCGGCCACCAGCTCATCAATGTCGCCTTCGGTGGAACCCTGTATCAGGATCTGTGCGCCGATGGTGCCACCCGTGAACGGCACGTGCAGGCCGAGGCCTACGACGAGCACGGCCATGGCCTGCGCTTCGCCGAAGACGGCCTGCTGGCGGCGGTCCATCCTGGGATCCGTGCCGCGCGCGTCAACTCGATCCACCACCAGGGCATCAAGCGCCTCGGTGCAGGTCTGCGTGTCGATGCCTGGTCCGATGATGGCGTGATCGAGGCTATCCGTGGCGAGGGCGCGGGTTTCATCGTCGGCGTGCAATGGCACCCTGAATTCCACGACGGCCGTGACCCCGGCTTGCTGGCAGCCGATCCGCTGATGCGGGCGTTTCTGGATGCCGCGCGGGCACGGCGTGCGAACCGCGGGTGA
- a CDS encoding MFS transporter, with protein sequence MPAATAFARAMSRLFGTRPGEAPAVAAGLALFFLLFAGYFMLRPVRETMGIAGGIDKLQWLFTGTFLATLAAVPLFGWIASKVPRRRILAWTYGFFTLNLLAFAAGLALRPGDLTVARTFYIWLSVFNLLTISLAWSTLADVFATAQARRLFALMAGGASLGGLVGPVLGTLLVAPLGHAGLLVLSAIFLAAAIAAAAVMHRWRDGQPAPARSDVDADRSRALGGNPFAGATAVLRSPYLLGIGLFVILLATANTFLYFEQARLVAETFPDRTRQTQVFGMIDAVVQTLAILTQAFLTGHIARRLGVGVLLVAVPLVVAGGFLWLALAPVFGVFVVVMVIRRAGEYALARPGREMLYTVVPAEQKYKAKNFIDTVFYRGGDAVSAWAKHGLAQLGEHPSLAMLIGAMLALLWAATGGWLARHYRLHERPPINVS encoded by the coding sequence ATGCCGGCCGCGACGGCGTTCGCGCGTGCAATGTCGCGCCTGTTCGGCACCCGACCAGGCGAGGCGCCTGCGGTTGCCGCTGGTCTCGCCCTGTTCTTCCTCCTGTTCGCCGGTTACTTCATGCTGCGACCGGTGCGCGAGACGATGGGCATCGCCGGCGGCATCGACAAGCTGCAATGGCTGTTCACCGGAACCTTCCTCGCCACGCTCGCCGCAGTTCCGCTGTTCGGCTGGATCGCCTCGAAGGTCCCGCGACGCCGGATTCTGGCCTGGACCTATGGGTTCTTCACCCTGAACCTCCTTGCCTTCGCCGCGGGCCTCGCCCTGCGTCCGGGTGATCTCACCGTCGCACGCACGTTCTACATCTGGCTGTCGGTGTTCAACCTGCTGACGATCTCGCTGGCCTGGAGCACGCTTGCCGACGTCTTCGCGACCGCGCAGGCCAGGCGCCTGTTCGCGCTGATGGCCGGCGGCGCCAGCCTCGGCGGGCTCGTCGGCCCCGTGCTCGGCACCCTCCTGGTCGCTCCGCTCGGTCATGCCGGCCTGCTCGTGCTCTCAGCCATCTTCCTCGCCGCGGCCATCGCGGCGGCGGCAGTCATGCACCGTTGGCGCGACGGCCAGCCGGCCCCTGCACGAAGCGATGTCGACGCGGACCGTTCGCGTGCGCTCGGCGGCAATCCATTCGCCGGCGCAACCGCGGTGCTGCGTTCTCCGTACCTGCTCGGCATCGGCCTGTTCGTGATCCTGCTTGCCACGGCCAACACCTTTCTCTATTTCGAGCAGGCGCGCCTCGTCGCCGAAACCTTCCCGGATCGCACGCGCCAGACCCAGGTCTTCGGCATGATCGATGCGGTGGTCCAGACACTGGCGATCCTGACCCAGGCATTCCTGACCGGACACATCGCCCGCCGCCTCGGGGTTGGCGTGCTGCTCGTCGCCGTGCCGCTGGTTGTCGCCGGTGGCTTCCTCTGGCTGGCGCTGGCACCGGTGTTCGGCGTGTTCGTGGTGGTCATGGTGATTCGTCGCGCCGGCGAATACGCCCTCGCCCGCCCGGGTCGCGAGATGCTCTACACGGTCGTTCCGGCCGAGCAGAAGTACAAGGCGAAAAACTTCATCGACACCGTTTTCTACCGTGGGGGTGACGCGGTCAGCGCTTGGGCCAAGCACGGCCTCGCCCAGCTCGGTGAGCACCCCTCACTGGCCATGCTCATCGGCGCGATGCTTGCGCTGCTCTGGGCGGCAACCGGCGGCTGGCTGGCTCGGCACTATCGGCTACACGAGCGGCCACCGATAAATGTTAGTTAA
- a CDS encoding DUF2785 domain-containing protein, giving the protein MRPINPWLVLVALLASTQAGNLQAACPPAGTTRATLTTLAEAGFALEDADERDALALELVDCLGNPDPRLRDAIAYEAISTWLRDARLGAETRTSLLARLTRELSPTPADTVGFRASFSALVLAALVGSDRHKPLLDAAAISGLVDTTADWFESIRDYRGFDARAGWRHAVAHGADLLAQLAVHPHVSADGIDRIVDALASQVAPASGHFYVYGEPERLALPLLYIAGHHRYTTEQWRDWFAGIAALPEDGNLFGSRITLARRHNLQALLLVLYVNASESQDEALRATLRPAVLEALRSLQ; this is encoded by the coding sequence ATGCGTCCGATCAATCCGTGGCTGGTCCTGGTTGCCCTGTTGGCATCGACCCAGGCAGGGAATCTCCAGGCAGCGTGTCCGCCTGCCGGCACGACCAGGGCGACTCTGACGACGCTCGCCGAAGCGGGCTTCGCGCTCGAGGATGCCGATGAGCGCGATGCGCTTGCCCTCGAACTCGTCGATTGCCTCGGCAATCCAGATCCTCGACTGCGTGACGCGATCGCCTACGAGGCGATCAGTACTTGGCTGCGCGATGCTCGGCTCGGTGCCGAGACGCGCACGTCTCTGCTCGCGCGCCTGACCCGCGAGCTGTCGCCCACACCGGCCGACACGGTCGGTTTTCGCGCCTCGTTTTCGGCCCTCGTGCTCGCCGCACTGGTTGGTTCGGATCGACACAAGCCGTTGCTCGACGCTGCCGCGATCAGTGGCCTCGTCGATACCACCGCAGACTGGTTCGAGTCGATCCGCGACTACCGCGGCTTCGATGCACGCGCCGGTTGGCGCCATGCGGTTGCGCACGGTGCCGACCTGCTGGCGCAACTGGCCGTGCATCCTCACGTTTCCGCAGACGGCATCGACCGCATCGTCGATGCGCTCGCCAGCCAGGTCGCGCCGGCAAGCGGTCACTTCTATGTCTACGGTGAGCCGGAACGTCTGGCGCTGCCGCTGCTCTACATCGCCGGACACCATCGATACACCACCGAGCAATGGCGTGACTGGTTCGCCGGCATCGCTGCCCTGCCCGAGGACGGCAATCTGTTTGGCTCACGGATCACCCTCGCGCGCCGGCACAATCTGCAGGCTTTGCTGCTTGTGCTCTACGTCAATGCGAGCGAATCGCAAGACGAAGCGCTGCGGGCGACATTGCGACCGGCGGTGCTCGAGGCCTTGCGCAGCCTGCAGTGA
- a CDS encoding SDR family oxidoreductase: protein MDLDLTGKHALVLGASQGIGRAAAHELATLGADVTVLARSNDALEAIVAALPRRSGQNHGFVAADMNEHAALRARVEALVNVTPVQILVNNTGGPPGGPAHTATLDEFRIAFNQHLMAAQIVVQAILPGMRAAGYGRIINVISTSVKEPIRNLGVSNSIRGAVASWAKTLAGELGPAGITVNNVLPGYTKTQRLEQILADRAQASGESKETVSARMLASVPLDRFAEPHEVAAAIAFLASPAAAYVNGINLPVDGGRTLSL from the coding sequence ATGGATCTCGACCTGACCGGCAAGCATGCCCTCGTGCTCGGCGCCTCGCAGGGCATCGGCCGTGCCGCCGCGCATGAACTGGCCACGCTCGGCGCCGATGTCACCGTGCTCGCACGCTCGAATGACGCGCTCGAAGCCATCGTCGCGGCATTGCCACGACGCAGCGGGCAGAACCACGGCTTCGTTGCGGCCGACATGAACGAGCACGCGGCGCTGCGCGCCCGTGTCGAGGCGTTGGTCAACGTCACGCCGGTGCAGATCCTGGTAAACAATACGGGCGGCCCACCCGGCGGGCCGGCGCACACGGCCACGCTCGATGAGTTCCGCATCGCCTTCAATCAGCACCTGATGGCTGCACAGATCGTCGTGCAGGCCATCCTGCCCGGCATGCGCGCAGCGGGCTACGGACGCATCATCAACGTGATCTCGACTTCGGTGAAGGAACCGATCCGCAACCTCGGCGTGTCGAACTCGATCCGCGGTGCGGTGGCCAGCTGGGCGAAGACGCTGGCCGGCGAACTCGGCCCGGCCGGGATCACCGTCAACAACGTTCTGCCCGGCTACACGAAGACCCAACGGCTCGAACAGATCCTTGCCGACCGCGCGCAGGCGAGTGGCGAGAGCAAGGAGACCGTCAGCGCACGCATGCTCGCCAGTGTTCCGCTCGATCGATTCGCCGAGCCCCACGAAGTCGCTGCCGCAATCGCCTTCCTCGCCTCCCCCGCAGCGGCTTATGTCAATGGCATCAACCTGCCCGTCGATGGGGGGCGGACGTTGTCGCTTTGA
- a CDS encoding S4 domain-containing protein — protein sequence MRGERETTGSVRLDIWLWAARFFKTRSLARQAIDGGKVDVNGAGAKPAKAIHVGDELAIRRGDERYIVHVAALSEQRGPAPVARTLYVETAASLAARAQIAERHRLTGAAFDHPPARPGKHARRLLRALKEEAGNGE from the coding sequence GTGCGTGGTGAGCGCGAAACCACGGGCAGCGTTCGCCTTGACATCTGGTTGTGGGCGGCGCGGTTCTTCAAGACGCGCAGCCTTGCGCGCCAGGCCATCGACGGCGGCAAGGTCGACGTCAATGGCGCCGGCGCGAAGCCGGCGAAGGCGATCCATGTCGGCGACGAACTGGCGATCCGGCGCGGTGACGAGCGCTACATCGTGCATGTCGCTGCACTGTCGGAACAGCGCGGGCCGGCGCCGGTGGCGCGCACGCTATACGTCGAAACCGCCGCCAGCCTCGCCGCGCGCGCGCAGATTGCGGAACGGCACCGGCTGACTGGTGCCGCCTTCGACCATCCCCCCGCACGGCCCGGCAAGCATGCCCGGCGTCTGTTGCGTGCGTTGAAGGAAGAAGCGGGGAATGGGGAATAG
- a CDS encoding c-type cytochrome produces MHLAACLASATAMASEPAPPDLHERLAACAACHGDQGQGMTGNEYYPHLAGKPAGYLLAQLRAFRDGRRAYASMNWLMRNMDDAYLARIAEHYARLPPRSSAIPMPISDADATRARRLVENGDPVRGVPACTACHGENLAGQEPGIPALIGLPPDYIVAQLGAWRTGARHATAPDCMANVAKALDPRDLRRLGDWLATRGADHSIAAAPAGSFDLPIACGSMPVAGGSR; encoded by the coding sequence ATGCACCTCGCCGCCTGCCTCGCCAGCGCCACGGCGATGGCCAGCGAACCGGCACCTCCCGACCTGCACGAACGCCTCGCCGCCTGTGCCGCCTGCCACGGCGACCAAGGCCAGGGCATGACCGGCAACGAGTACTACCCGCACCTGGCCGGCAAGCCGGCAGGCTACCTGTTGGCGCAGTTGCGGGCATTCCGCGATGGACGACGGGCATACGCGTCGATGAATTGGCTGATGCGCAACATGGACGACGCCTACCTCGCGCGCATCGCCGAGCACTACGCACGACTGCCGCCACGCTCGTCAGCGATCCCCATGCCGATCAGCGACGCCGACGCGACCCGCGCACGCCGGCTCGTCGAGAATGGTGATCCGGTACGCGGCGTTCCGGCGTGCACGGCCTGCCATGGCGAGAACCTTGCCGGCCAGGAACCAGGCATCCCGGCCCTGATCGGACTTCCACCCGACTACATCGTCGCCCAACTCGGCGCCTGGCGGACCGGCGCGCGCCATGCGACCGCACCGGACTGCATGGCCAATGTGGCCAAGGCGCTTGATCCGCGCGATCTGCGCCGCCTCGGCGACTGGCTGGCCACACGCGGTGCCGACCATTCGATTGCCGCAGCCCCAGCCGGAAGCTTCGATCTGCCGATTGCCTGCGGCTCGATGCCGGTTGCCGGGGGCTCGCGATGA
- a CDS encoding cold-shock protein, with the protein MSDRQVGTVKWFNESKGFGFISREGGPDVFVHFRAINGTGFRTLQEGQKVSFKVVQGQKGLQAEDVTSA; encoded by the coding sequence ATGTCGGATCGTCAGGTCGGCACCGTCAAGTGGTTCAACGAGAGCAAGGGTTTCGGCTTCATCAGCCGCGAGGGCGGCCCCGATGTCTTCGTGCATTTCCGCGCCATCAACGGCACGGGATTCCGCACGCTGCAGGAAGGGCAGAAGGTCAGTTTCAAGGTCGTTCAGGGACAGAAGGGCCTGCAGGCCGAAGACGTCACCTCGGCCTGA
- the asnS gene encoding asparagine--tRNA ligase, with product MSVVSVKQALSGSIAAGSRIRVRGWVRTRRDSKAGLSFVNVSDGSCFDAIQVVAPESLPNYASEVLHLSAGCSVIAEGELVPSQGKGQGFELAATHIEVVGFVDDPETYPIQPKPHSLEFLREVAHLRPRTNLFGAVTRVRHTLAAAVHRFFHEHGYYWVNTPIITTSDAEGAGQMFRVSTLDLMNLPRTDKGGIDYRKDFFGKEAFLTVSGQLNVEAYCLALSKVYTFGPTFRAENSHTARHLAEFWMIEPEIAFADLDEDARVAEALLKYVFKAVLDERADDMAFFAERVEKTAISRLENLVDAPFERVDYTDAVEILKKSGRKFEYAVDWGADLQTEHERFLTEEHIGRPVVVTNYPEKIKAFYMRLNDDGRTVAAMDVLAPGIGEIIGGSQREERLDVLDARMQQFGLDPVHYGWYRDFRRYGTVPHAGFGLGFERLVVYVCGLANIRDAIPYPRAPGQAEF from the coding sequence ATGTCCGTCGTCAGTGTCAAACAGGCCCTTTCCGGCAGCATCGCCGCCGGCTCCCGCATTCGCGTGCGCGGTTGGGTGCGCACGCGCCGCGATTCAAAAGCCGGCCTGTCCTTCGTCAACGTCAGCGACGGCTCGTGCTTCGACGCGATCCAGGTGGTCGCCCCGGAATCGCTGCCGAACTACGCGAGCGAGGTGCTGCACCTGAGCGCCGGCTGCTCGGTCATCGCCGAGGGCGAACTGGTGCCTTCACAGGGCAAGGGCCAGGGCTTCGAACTGGCCGCCACGCACATCGAGGTGGTCGGCTTCGTCGACGATCCGGAAACCTACCCGATCCAGCCGAAGCCGCATTCGCTCGAGTTCCTGCGCGAAGTCGCACACCTGCGTCCTCGCACGAACCTGTTCGGCGCGGTCACGCGTGTGCGCCATACGCTCGCCGCTGCCGTGCACCGGTTCTTCCACGAACACGGTTACTACTGGGTCAATACCCCGATCATCACGACCTCGGACGCCGAAGGGGCCGGACAGATGTTCCGCGTCTCCACGCTGGACCTCATGAACCTGCCGCGCACCGACAAGGGCGGTATCGACTACCGCAAGGATTTCTTCGGCAAGGAAGCGTTCCTGACCGTCTCCGGCCAGCTCAATGTCGAGGCCTATTGCCTGGCCCTGAGCAAGGTCTACACCTTCGGCCCGACCTTCCGCGCCGAGAACTCGCATACCGCGCGTCACCTCGCCGAGTTCTGGATGATCGAGCCGGAGATCGCCTTCGCCGATCTCGACGAGGATGCGCGCGTGGCCGAGGCACTGCTCAAGTACGTGTTCAAGGCCGTGCTCGACGAGCGTGCCGACGACATGGCCTTCTTCGCCGAGCGCGTCGAGAAAACCGCGATCTCTCGCCTCGAAAACCTGGTCGATGCGCCATTCGAGCGCGTCGACTACACCGATGCGGTCGAGATCCTGAAGAAGTCGGGCAGGAAGTTCGAGTACGCGGTGGATTGGGGTGCCGACCTGCAGACCGAACATGAGCGCTTCCTCACCGAGGAACACATCGGTCGCCCGGTCGTGGTGACGAATTACCCGGAGAAGATCAAGGCGTTCTACATGCGCCTCAACGACGATGGCCGCACGGTCGCCGCGATGGACGTGCTCGCGCCGGGCATCGGCGAGATCATCGGCGGCTCGCAGCGCGAGGAACGCCTCGACGTGCTCGATGCGCGCATGCAGCAGTTCGGCCTCGATCCCGTCCACTACGGCTGGTACCGCGATTTCCGCCGTTACGGCACGGTGCCGCATGCCGGCTTCGGGCTCGGCTTCGAGCGCCTGGTCGTCTACGTCTGTGGCCTGGCCAACATCCGCGACGCGATTCCCTACCCGCGCGCGCCCGGACAGGCCGAGTTCTGA
- a CDS encoding aldo/keto reductase translates to MLNRRQFLATGLTAAGISLVASRGLLAASPSPMLTRPIPSTGERIPVIGAGTSGSFEAIPGSGKYEQLKDVLKVFFEGGGSVIDTSPNYSGADEVLGTLLADGGWRAKTFLATKIAADSRADAEAQWAGSLRRLRTDKVELLQVHNLREWKTQLPYARELKEQGKTRYVGITHYVDRGLPELEQLMRNEKLDFIQIHYSVNAANAAKTVLPLAQDKGIAVLVNRAFDDGRLFARVKERPLPGWAAEIGVTSWSQMFLKFAISHPAVTAVIPATSKPERQADQLKAGHGPLLSSAWQRELVDTFAS, encoded by the coding sequence ATGTTGAACCGACGCCAGTTCCTCGCCACCGGCCTCACCGCCGCCGGCATCAGCCTGGTCGCCAGCCGCGGCCTGTTGGCCGCCTCGCCGTCGCCGATGCTGACCCGGCCGATCCCATCGACCGGCGAGCGCATTCCGGTCATCGGCGCCGGCACATCGGGCAGCTTCGAGGCCATACCCGGCAGCGGGAAATACGAGCAACTCAAGGACGTGCTCAAGGTGTTCTTCGAAGGCGGTGGCAGCGTGATCGACACCTCACCGAACTATTCCGGCGCCGACGAGGTGCTCGGCACCCTGCTCGCCGACGGCGGCTGGCGCGCGAAGACCTTCCTCGCCACCAAGATCGCCGCTGACTCACGCGCCGACGCCGAAGCGCAGTGGGCCGGGTCGCTGCGGCGTCTGCGTACCGACAAGGTCGAACTGCTGCAGGTTCACAACCTGCGCGAGTGGAAAACCCAGTTGCCGTATGCGCGCGAGCTCAAGGAGCAGGGCAAGACCCGCTACGTCGGCATCACCCACTACGTCGACCGTGGCCTGCCCGAACTCGAACAGCTCATGCGCAACGAGAAGCTCGACTTCATCCAGATCCACTACTCGGTGAACGCAGCGAACGCCGCGAAAACCGTGCTGCCGCTCGCCCAGGACAAGGGCATCGCCGTGCTGGTCAACCGCGCTTTCGATGACGGCAGGCTGTTCGCCAGGGTGAAGGAGCGTCCGCTGCCCGGCTGGGCGGCGGAAATCGGCGTGACTTCGTGGTCACAGATGTTCCTCAAGTTCGCGATCAGCCACCCGGCGGTCACCGCGGTCATTCCGGCGACCAGCAAGCCCGAGCGTCAGGCCGACCAGCTCAAGGCCGGGCATGGCCCATTGCTGAGTTCGGCCTGGCAGCGCGAACTCGTCGACACCTTCGCCTCCTGA